From Seriola aureovittata isolate HTS-2021-v1 ecotype China chromosome 16, ASM2101889v1, whole genome shotgun sequence, one genomic window encodes:
- the LOC130184373 gene encoding zinc finger protein 32-like, whose translation MSRLQSLKVFVNQRLTAAVEEIFGHFEKTITEYEEEITRRHREMLDVVQTPEIKQRDVQQLLVRREELPPKQREWSSSLDQEDPEPPHIKEEQEELWTSQEASNVIGFPFSPVPVKSEDDKELQSSQLHQNQSEPPACSSSGQMDTEANGEDCGGPGPARNLDAHSFLQPLSDDKVSNSSEPETEISDDDCKETGGPQPGLISGYNNVPVSDVTCNAGKKSFICCECGRKFGRKDSLRRHMRYHTGEKPYSCSVCGKRFSQRPNLIRHMRCHSGEKPFSCSFCDTSFAVRSALVNHMRIHTGEKPFSCLYCEKSFTQKGGLKKHMTVHTGEKPYSCPVCDKSFSQKANLTYHFSVHTGQKQFSCSVCDKRFTWQSQVKSHKCVGESSSSN comes from the exons ATGTCCAGACTCCAGAGTCTGAAGGTCTTCGTCAACCAGCGGCTGACCGCGGCTGTGGAGGAGATCTTCGGACACTTTGAGAAAACAATAACCGAGTATGAAGAGGAGATCACCCGCCGCCATCGCGAGATGCTGGATGTGGTTCAGACACCTGAGATAAAGCAGAGAG ACgtccagcagctgctggtgaggagagaggagcttcCCCCTAAGCAGCGGGAGTGGAGctccagtctggaccaggaggacccGGAGCCCCCACACattaaagaggaacaggaggaactcTGGACCAGTCAGGAGGCGTCCAACGTCATTGGGTTCCCGTTTTCTCCTGTTCCTGTGAAGAGTGAAGATGACAAAGAGCTTCAGTCTTCACAGCTTCATCAAAACCAAAGTGAACCTCCAGCCTGCAGCTCAAGTGGACAGATGGACACAGAAGCTAATGGAGAGGACTGTGGAGGACCAGGACCAGCCAGGAACTTAGATGCACATAGTTTTTTACAACCACTCAGTGATGACAAGGTTTCAAACTCCTCTGAACCTGAGACTGAAATCAGTGACGATGACTGTAAGGAGACAGGGGGACCTCAGCCAGGTTTAATCTCCGGGTACAACAATGTCCCTGTGAGTGATGTCACGTGTAATGCTGGAAAAAAGTCATTTATCTGCTGTGAATGTGGGAGAAAATTTGGTCGCAAGGACAGTCTGCGGCGACACATGAGGtatcacacaggagagaaaccatacAGTTGTTCAGTTTGTGGTAAAAGATTTTCCCAAAGGCCAAACTTAATTCGTCACATGAGATGTCACTCGGGAGAAAAACCTTTCAGTTGCTCTTTCTGTGACACGAGCTTTGCTGTGCGCAGCGCTTTGGTAAACCACATGAGAATCCACACTGGGGAGAAACCATTTAGTTGCTTATATTGTGAGAAAAGCTTTACACAAAAGGGAGGGCTGAAAAAACACATGACTgtccacacaggagagaaaccatacAGTTGCCCAGTGTGTGATAAAAGTTTTTCTCAAAAGGCAAATCTGACGTACCACTTCTCAGTGCACACGGGACAGAAACAGTTCAGCTGCAGCGTCTGTGACAAAAGATTCACTTGGCAGTCGCAGGTCAAGAGCCACAAGTGTGTgggtgagagcagcagcagtaactga
- the LOC130184374 gene encoding oocyte zinc finger protein XlCOF8.4-like, translating into MKKKKKKRANTPDASSETIAEYEEELCRSEQENQRQQKLLDTVFSPQVLLHRPVFVRTEELPPEQQEWSSSLDQEDREDQEDQEDQEDQEDPEPPHIKEEQEELWTNQEGEQLQGLEEADITKFTFTLVPVKSEDDDDDDEPQSSQLHSCGGPESDRYSDPERHLQTGSDDRTSDSSDNEDSGNEWKKKKEPQSGLNSKDKGCNTEKKPFSCSECGKRFTSETSMKTHVRIHTGEKPFSCSVCSKRFKQKRSMTKHFATHRGNTPIRCSICDRSFKWLYRVRNHRCVSKSSQLSPTEEREAEPPASSSPEHMETEDSDQYLQSDTDDRTSDSSEPETEDSDDDWYETREPQSALI; encoded by the exons atgaagaagaagaagaagaaacgcGCGAACACACCCGACGCATCttcaga AACCATAGCGGAGTACGAGGAGGAACTATGTCGTTCAGAACAGGAGAACCAGCGGCAGCAGAAACTACTGGACACTGTTTTCAGCCCTCAGGTTTTGTTGCACAGACCAG tgtttgtgaggACAGAGGAGCTTCCCCCTGAGCAGCAGGAGTGGAGctccagtctggaccaggaggaccgggaggaccaggaggaccaggaggaccaggaggaccaggaggacccagaGCCCCCTCACATcaaagaggaacaggaggaactcTGGACCAatcaggagggagagcagcttcaAGGACTGGAGGAGGCTGATATCACCAAGTTCACATTCACTCTTGTCCCTGTGAagagtgaagatgatgatgatgatgatgaacctCAGTCCTCACAGCTTCACAGCTGTGGAGGACCAGAATCAGACAGGTACTCGGATCCAGAAAGACATTTACAAACAGGTTCTGATGACAGGACCTCAGACTCTTCTGATAATGAAGACAGTGGTAATgagtggaagaagaaaaaagaaccTCAGTCAGGTTTAAACTCTAAAGATAAGGGGTGTAACACTGAAAAGAAACCATTTAGCTGTTCTGAGTGTGGTAAAAGATTTACCTCCGAGACAAGTATGAAGACACACGTGAGAattcacacaggagagaaaccgtTCAGCTGTTCAGTTTGTAGTAaaagatttaaacaaaaaagaagtaTGACCAAACACTTTGCCACCCACAGAGGTAACACGCCAATCAGGTGCAGCATTTGTGACAGAAGTTTTAAATGGCTTTATCGGGTCAGGAACCACAGGTGTGTTAGTAAGTCCTCACAGCTGAGTCcgactgaggagagagaggcagagcctcCAGCCAGCAGCTCGCCTGAACACATGGAGACAGAAGATTCAGATCAATATTTACAATCAGATACTGATGACAGGACTTCAGACTCTTCTGAACCTGAGACTgaagacagtgatgatgattgGTATGAGACCAGGGAACCTCAGTCTGCTTTAATCTAA